TAATCGCACGTCACGGCCACGTCGACACCGTTCTCTCGAACGTAGGCATCGGCTTCTTTGGCGCCTTCGAAGAAGTGGATCTGGAACGAGCCCTGCAATGCTTTAACATCAACGTCATCGGATGCGCCCGCCTCTTCCAGCTCTTTCTGCCGGGTATGCGCGAACGGCGTGCCGGTAAGCTTGTCGCCATGTCTTCCCTTGTCGGCCAGATCCCCTTTCCTTTCGAGTCGATCTATTCGTCGTCGAAATTCGCCATCGAAGGGCTTGTTCAATCGATTCGCTTTGAGGTGCAGCCTTATAATATCGAAGTAGCGCTGATAGAGCCGGCACAGGTATCGACAGGATTCGCCGCTAAGGTTCACAGGCTTCCGCATCCGGCCTCGCCTTACTTTGAACGTGTTCGCAGGTTCCTCGAACGCGATAAAGAGCTGATCAAAACGGCGACGAAACCAAACGAAGCGGCGCCCCGCATCGTAGCCGTGCTTGAAGCGAAGCGACCGTCTCTGTTCAATCAGGTGGATGGCATGAGCACCTTCTTCCTTTTTTTAAACAGGATTCTGCCTCTTAAGTTGCGCGATTTCATCCTGCTCAATCACATGGATATCAGGTAACGATCTATGGAACTTTCCGTTCGCTCTCACTATCATCTTCTGAAAAAGGCCGATGAACTGTACGGCGACAGTCCCGCTCAGTACGTTAAGAGTTCGAAGAAAGAATACTCGCCTTTCTCTTTTCGTGAATTTACGGCCGAAAGCCGGTCGCTATCAAAGGCCCTGCTTACCCTTGGAGCGAAACATGGCGATCGTATCGGAATCATCGCCGACGTCGGACCGAGATGGCTTCGCGTCAGCATGGCCATCACGTCTATCGGCTGCGTCGACGTTCCTCGCGGAAGCGACGCCACTGCCGATGATATCACCTACATCCTCAATCATGCGGAATGCACTATGCTTTTCGTTGAAAACGAGAAGGTGCTTGCGAAGTTTCTTCCTGTCATCAAGTCGATTGCAACGATTCGCGAGATCATCCTCTTTTCGGGTAACGCCGCTTCAGGAGATCTGAAGGTTCGCACGATTGAAGAACTCATTCAATCGGTAGCGACTGACGACTCCCTCGAAAAGGAATACGCCCGGCGCGGCGAAGCAGTGAAGCCGGACGATCTGGCAACGATCATCTACACGTCCGGAACGACCGGCGTCCCCAAGGGCGTCATGCTCACGCATGGCAGTATGCTCTGGGAGGTCGCCACGCTGCATAAGGAATTCGTGAAGACCGGCGTGACGGTGGGCAGAGGCGACATTACGATGGGCTTTCTTCCGCCGTGGCATAGCGGCGAACGCATGTTCGAAACGATCTGCTTTTACAGCGGAGCGGCCGTCGCCTTCACCACCGTTGCCGAGCTGGCACGAGATCTGAAAGCGATACGCCCCACCTTTCTCTTCACCGTTCCGCGAGTGTGGGAGAACTTCTACGGCAAGATACTTGATCAATTAAAGGGAAGTGCGGCCTTTTCTCGTTTTCTGTTTCAGCTATTCGTGAAAACGGCCTGCTCGTTTCGCGCAGCCCTTGATACGGTGCTTGATCGTCAGGTCCGTCTGACGGCAAGTCGCAGCCTGAGTGAGTTAGTCAAAATCCCCGTTGCTGCGCTGATCGTGCTTGCTCTGCTTCCCGTCGCACTTATCGCGCGACTCTTTCTTCGTAAGATTCTGGCTGTTCTCGGCGGTCGTGTTCGCTTCGCCTTCGCCGGAGCCGGAGCACTTCAACCCGAAGTCGATCGCTTCTTCCACTCGATCGGTCTGCCGCTTCTTGAAGTCTATGGCATGACCGAAAACTCCGGTGTGTCGACGATACGCCATCTGAACCGCTTCGTCACGGGAACGGTCGGCCGACCGTTAACAGGCGTCGAGATCAGATTGGTTAACGACAGAAAAGAAACGATCACCGAACCCGGTATTAAAGGCGTCGCCCTGCATAGAGGCCCGCATAACATGAAAGGATACTACAGAGAACCCGAAAAGACGGCTGCCATCATCGATGCAGAGGGCTGGTTGAATTCCGGCGACCTGCTGATGTGGACGGCACAGGGCGACCTGAAATTCGCGGGTCGGGCCAAAGATACGATCGTACTCTCCGGAGGTGAAAACGTCGAACCGGAGCCTATAGAGAATTCACTCAAGCAGAGCGAATACTTCACGCACGTCGTCGTTGTCGGGCAGGATCGCAAGACCCTGGGAGCCCTGATTGTACCAAAGCGCGAAAAACTGCTTCCTTTATTGAACGGCAGCGCCCCCTCCGATCCAGAACGGCTGGAAGAGGCGCTCAACCAAAGCGAAGAGATCGCAAAGCTTGTGCGCGAAGAAATCAAGAAATACGTTTCTCAGGAGACGGGCTACAAGGCCTTCGAGCGCGTGACGACATTTCATATTCTTGGCGGTGATTTCACCGTTAACGACGAACTCACACAAACACAAAAAGTGAAGCGGAACCGGGTGCAGGAAAAATACAGCAAAGAAATCGATCGCATGTTCTCGTGAACATGGTCGATTTTTGCGGAGGTACCGGAAGATCCGGTGCCTCCGCGCTGACGGGGCGAACAGGAGCAAGTCATGTATAACTACAAAAAATGGATCGTAGCAAAAGACGAAGAGAATCATTCCATCTCTCTTATTCTGAATCGTCCGGATCGCATGAACGTCTTTGATCTGGAATCGCTTGACGAACTCGTAGACCTCTGCGAGCGCATTGATAACGATCCGTCTATCTGGGTCGTAATCGTTTCGGGCGAAGGAACACATTTCTCAGCCGGCATGGATACCGACATACTCAAGCAGATTACCGACGTAAGCGAAGATGATTTCCGATCGAATATGCGGCATATGCAGGAGTGCTTTGATCGGTTTGAGCGCCTGAAAAAACCGACGATCGCAAAGATAAAAGGATTCTGCATGGGAGCCGGCTTTATGTTCTCTCTGTGCTGCGATTTTCGCATAGCGAGCGAGAAATCGGTCTTCTGCATGCCTCTCGTTAAGCTCGGCTTAACGGTGCTTATGGGCACGCAACGCATCACCCGTCTGACGGGAATCCAGCGCGCAAAAGAGATCGTCTTGCTTGCTGAAAAATTTAACTCAGAGAAGGCCCTTGAATACGGCCTGATAAACAGAGTGGTTCCGCCCGATCAGCTCGACGACGCCGTCAAAAAGCTGGCCGAAAAATTTCTGCGTCTCGCACCGCGCACGATCGGCATCACGAAGCAGGTCATCGGCCAGGGAGCCTTCCTGCCGATCCGCGATAGCGAGGATCTTGAGATTGACCTTCAGGCCTCTATCCTTGACAGTGCCGATCTTCGCGAGGCGATGACTTCTTACCTCGAAAGCAAGAAGCCGACCTTCACAGGTTATTGACAGATTAGAGGAGCGGCCACGCAACCATGGAACAGAGCTTCATTACAACAATACTGCTGCCGGTCTCTCTCGGCATCATCATGCTGGGCCTGGGGCTCACGCTCACGCCCGACGATTTTCGCCGGGTTTTTAAGTATCCGCGAGCCGTGTTTATAGGACTTCTCGTTCAGCTTGTCGCCCTGCCCCTTCTCTGTCTGATGCTCGTAAAGGTTCTGCGAACCGACCCGGTGATCGCCGTAGGCTTCATGGTGCTTGCCGCCTCTCCTGGCGGTACCACGGCAAGCCTCTACAGTCATCTGTTCAAAGGCGACGTCGCCCTGAACATCACACTGACCGCAGTCAATTCTGTCGTAAGCCTCTTTACGATGCCGCTTGTCGTTAACCTGGCACTGATGATCTTTCTCGGCGACGGTAAAACGCTGCCGTTACAGCATGCGAAGGTAATGCAGGTATTCGCTATCGTTCTCACGCCGATGACGATCGGCATGATCATACGACATCGCTTTCCCGAGGCGTCAAAAAGGCTTTATCGACCCGTAAAAATCGCATCGGCCCTCTTTCTTGTCTTGATCATCGCCGGCGCCATCGCCCAGGAAAGCCAGAACTTCGTGAAGTTCTTTCGCGAGGTCGGAGCGACGGCTCTGCTTTTCAACCTCACGAGCATGGCCGTCGGATACATGATTCCGCTTATCACCGGCCTGAACAAAGGCGAGGCCATCGCCATCAGCATGGAGATCGGTATTCACAACGCCGCCTTCGCCATTACGATTGCAGCAAGCCCGATGCTGCTCAACAACGGCATGATGGCCGTACCGCCCGCCGTTTATGGGTTGATAATGATGTTTACAGCGGCGGGATTCGGCTTTCTCGTATCCAGAAAACACGACAAAGAAGACGAAAATGCTAAAACCTCCGCATGATTCCGAGAAGAAGTTAGCCATCGAAGAGGCGGCCCTTGAACTATTTACGAAGCAGGGCTTCGGAAGTACGACCGTCCCCTCGATCGCCGAAAAAGCACGAGTCGGATCGGGCACCATATACCGTTACTTCGAAAGCAAAGAAGAACTCGTTAACAGAATCTTCCAGCAATGGCAGGAGCGTTTATATCATGCTCTTACCGATGCATATCCCGAGAAAGGCTCGACCCGAGAAAAGTACGATCATATCTGGGGCAGGCTTGCGGCATTTCAGAAGAATTACCCCGTCGCCTTTGACTTTCTCGAGATGATGTATTATACGCCGCATCTCGACCGGGAGAGCAAAAGCGGCAGACTCAGGCTACTGAAGTTTCTTAACCAGCTCGTTCACGAAGGAAGAGAAGAGTTCCGGCCGTTATCGTCCGACGCTCTCATCGCCATCGTATGGGGCGCATTCGTCGGCCTCGTCAGAGCATCCACCACGGGACGCATCAGTCTCGACGACGATCTGCTTAACGAATCACGAGAAGCGATCTGGAAGGGTATCATTCACACAAGATGAAACAGAAAAGCGAAACGTATAACAGGGAGCATCTATGAAAATCAGAGAACCGGTAGTCGTTACGGGAGCCGACGGATTGCTCGGTCGACACATGGTGAACCGTCTTCTTCGCGAGGGCGTGCGAGTTCGTGCCCTGCTTATGCCGGGGCAGAACCCAGATCCACACTGGACCGACGGGCATTATAAACAGAAGGCCGAGGTTTTCTTCGGTGACATACGCAAGCCCGAAACCCTTATCGCCCTCATGCACGGAGCGGGAACCATCTGTCATAATGCGGCCATCGTGACCGACTGGGCTCCGGCCCGGGATTATTTCGACGTGAACGTCGAAGGAACGCGAAACCTGCTCGATCTTGCGGTAAAAGAAAACGCGCGCTTTCTCGTCGCCTCAAGCGTTACGGTCTACGGCGACAAGCTTGCAAAAATCCCCTGCGATGAAACGACGTCTCATGGAAAACCGCAGGGGCACTACAGCCGCACCAAGCAGATCCAGGAAACGCTCTGCATGCAGTATTACCGCGAGAAAGGGTTACCCGTAACGGTGATCCGACCCGGAAATATTATCGGCACAGGCAGCAAACCGTGGATTCATGATCTGCTCGACCAGATGTCGCGAAGACTGCCCACCATCATAGGCAGCGGCAACGTCAGCTTTGCTCTCTGTCACGTCGAAAACGTCGTCGAGGTTTTCTATCTCGCCATGCAGAATGAAAAAGCCATCGGGCAGATCTACAATGGATGGGACGATCTTGAAAAGATCACCTGGAAGCAGTACGTAACGGATCTTGCAAAGATTGCCGGCTACGGCAAGCAGAAGACGTTGCCGCTTGCGCTGGCCCGCGCTACGGCCTACGTCTGCGAAGGCATCTGGAGCATTCTCAGAATCCGCCACAGGCCTCCGGTAACTTTTCAGGCTCTGAACCAGGTTGCCTCTCCGATGCGGCTTTCCAACAGTAAAATCAAGCAGGATCTCGGCTATAGAGACATCGTAGACTACGACGATGCGATGAAGGAGATAGCGAAGTATCTACAGGTAATCTAAAAACCTGCATCCGTATTCAAGGCCCCTGTTACACCGGACCTTCCAGATTCAGCCTCGTATCGTAGAAATGTACCTTACAGATCAGACAACGCAAAAAGTCTTTGCATAATTCACGCTATTTCTGGATGAAAGTCTATGATCAAACATTCTTATGCACTATTGCTTGTTCTGTTGTTTTCCCCGCTCGCCGTCAGCGCCGAGGGTATGGCCGAAATCGGCATAAAAGCGGCCATTTCGGGCAACTCCGAAATGGCCGACCTTGCCCTTGAAGATGCATTCTACTATGGCTCGGTA
This region of Leptonema illini DSM 21528 genomic DNA includes:
- a CDS encoding NAD-dependent epimerase/dehydratase family protein, whose translation is MKIREPVVVTGADGLLGRHMVNRLLREGVRVRALLMPGQNPDPHWTDGHYKQKAEVFFGDIRKPETLIALMHGAGTICHNAAIVTDWAPARDYFDVNVEGTRNLLDLAVKENARFLVASSVTVYGDKLAKIPCDETTSHGKPQGHYSRTKQIQETLCMQYYREKGLPVTVIRPGNIIGTGSKPWIHDLLDQMSRRLPTIIGSGNVSFALCHVENVVEVFYLAMQNEKAIGQIYNGWDDLEKITWKQYVTDLAKIAGYGKQKTLPLALARATAYVCEGIWSILRIRHRPPVTFQALNQVASPMRLSNSKIKQDLGYRDIVDYDDAMKEIAKYLQVI
- a CDS encoding SDR family NAD(P)-dependent oxidoreductase, which translates into the protein MKKVIVISGIGQGMGREVALLLSKRDYILCGFDIDAEAIRTLGEELTAQKVEHLLESFDITDAKRLQKFRDSVIARHGHVDTVLSNVGIGFFGAFEEVDLERALQCFNINVIGCARLFQLFLPGMRERRAGKLVAMSSLVGQIPFPFESIYSSSKFAIEGLVQSIRFEVQPYNIEVALIEPAQVSTGFAAKVHRLPHPASPYFERVRRFLERDKELIKTATKPNEAAPRIVAVLEAKRPSLFNQVDGMSTFFLFLNRILPLKLRDFILLNHMDIR
- a CDS encoding AMP-dependent synthetase/ligase; the protein is MELSVRSHYHLLKKADELYGDSPAQYVKSSKKEYSPFSFREFTAESRSLSKALLTLGAKHGDRIGIIADVGPRWLRVSMAITSIGCVDVPRGSDATADDITYILNHAECTMLFVENEKVLAKFLPVIKSIATIREIILFSGNAASGDLKVRTIEELIQSVATDDSLEKEYARRGEAVKPDDLATIIYTSGTTGVPKGVMLTHGSMLWEVATLHKEFVKTGVTVGRGDITMGFLPPWHSGERMFETICFYSGAAVAFTTVAELARDLKAIRPTFLFTVPRVWENFYGKILDQLKGSAAFSRFLFQLFVKTACSFRAALDTVLDRQVRLTASRSLSELVKIPVAALIVLALLPVALIARLFLRKILAVLGGRVRFAFAGAGALQPEVDRFFHSIGLPLLEVYGMTENSGVSTIRHLNRFVTGTVGRPLTGVEIRLVNDRKETITEPGIKGVALHRGPHNMKGYYREPEKTAAIIDAEGWLNSGDLLMWTAQGDLKFAGRAKDTIVLSGGENVEPEPIENSLKQSEYFTHVVVVGQDRKTLGALIVPKREKLLPLLNGSAPSDPERLEEALNQSEEIAKLVREEIKKYVSQETGYKAFERVTTFHILGGDFTVNDELTQTQKVKRNRVQEKYSKEIDRMFS
- a CDS encoding enoyl-CoA hydratase/isomerase family protein, producing MYNYKKWIVAKDEENHSISLILNRPDRMNVFDLESLDELVDLCERIDNDPSIWVVIVSGEGTHFSAGMDTDILKQITDVSEDDFRSNMRHMQECFDRFERLKKPTIAKIKGFCMGAGFMFSLCCDFRIASEKSVFCMPLVKLGLTVLMGTQRITRLTGIQRAKEIVLLAEKFNSEKALEYGLINRVVPPDQLDDAVKKLAEKFLRLAPRTIGITKQVIGQGAFLPIRDSEDLEIDLQASILDSADLREAMTSYLESKKPTFTGY
- a CDS encoding bile acid:sodium symporter family protein — protein: MEQSFITTILLPVSLGIIMLGLGLTLTPDDFRRVFKYPRAVFIGLLVQLVALPLLCLMLVKVLRTDPVIAVGFMVLAASPGGTTASLYSHLFKGDVALNITLTAVNSVVSLFTMPLVVNLALMIFLGDGKTLPLQHAKVMQVFAIVLTPMTIGMIIRHRFPEASKRLYRPVKIASALFLVLIIAGAIAQESQNFVKFFREVGATALLFNLTSMAVGYMIPLITGLNKGEAIAISMEIGIHNAAFAITIAASPMLLNNGMMAVPPAVYGLIMMFTAAGFGFLVSRKHDKEDENAKTSA
- a CDS encoding TetR/AcrR family transcriptional regulator: MLKPPHDSEKKLAIEEAALELFTKQGFGSTTVPSIAEKARVGSGTIYRYFESKEELVNRIFQQWQERLYHALTDAYPEKGSTREKYDHIWGRLAAFQKNYPVAFDFLEMMYYTPHLDRESKSGRLRLLKFLNQLVHEGREEFRPLSSDALIAIVWGAFVGLVRASTTGRISLDDDLLNESREAIWKGIIHTR